The Pseudarthrobacter sulfonivorans genome includes a window with the following:
- a CDS encoding MaoC/PaaZ C-terminal domain-containing protein, with translation MISKPYEDIKTGDTATTNSRIITGEYVRAFGELTGDNHPLHTNAQYAEQTRFGKQIAHGALMISTLLGLVELHPSYLQCFYSLDNLRFKAPSYFGDSVYAVCEILAVTPHKDGESAVVTSAAKLINQDGVTVLSGDFSLLVAGRSTALADPALKAQGAP, from the coding sequence TTGATTTCAAAACCATATGAAGACATCAAAACCGGCGACACCGCGACAACAAATTCCCGCATCATCACAGGCGAGTATGTTCGAGCGTTCGGTGAACTCACCGGGGACAACCACCCACTGCACACGAATGCGCAATATGCGGAGCAGACTCGTTTCGGGAAGCAGATAGCGCACGGGGCCTTGATGATCTCCACGTTGCTGGGGCTGGTCGAACTTCACCCGAGCTACCTTCAGTGCTTCTACAGCCTCGATAACCTAAGGTTCAAAGCGCCCAGTTACTTTGGGGATTCGGTGTACGCCGTTTGTGAGATATTGGCCGTGACGCCCCATAAGGATGGCGAATCGGCGGTCGTAACGAGCGCGGCCAAACTCATCAACCAGGACGGTGTAACGGTACTCAGCGGTGACTTCTCCCTGCTCGTGGCAGGCCGGAGCACCGCACTGGCAGACCCGGCATTGAAAGCGCAGGGCGCCCCCTGA
- a CDS encoding substrate-binding domain-containing protein: MKDTKRFLLAAVMATGLALSACAPTPGTANPAESGNTTAAEPVDVGIIYSKTGPLAAYGATYYEGLQAGIDYATDGTGVVNGAKINLTYADDGGDPDKAVTAAKDLIGKGYKIIGGTVVSGIALKLAEQAAQNKVLYISGPAATDAIQGINKYTFRSGRQSLQDVATAGSFIDTAGKKVVVFAQDNAFGQSNVAAVKAVLGAKGATVESVLVPDGQELTPFARQLVDAKPDMVFVAWAGATSGTMWQTLSQQGAFDAAPVVTGLGDASTFGAYGEAAAKISFLNHYFPGASGTDVEKKMIAAVEKAGQKADIFTSDGFVAGQMIVQAIKEGGSDADAMVKALEGFSFDGPKGKQTVRASDHALIQDMYQVKLVQKDGAFGPELIKVVAGEDVAPPEKK; this comes from the coding sequence GTGAAGGATACAAAGAGGTTCCTGCTCGCCGCCGTGATGGCCACGGGGCTAGCCCTCAGCGCCTGCGCGCCCACCCCTGGCACAGCTAACCCGGCTGAGTCCGGCAACACCACAGCGGCGGAGCCGGTTGACGTCGGCATCATCTACTCGAAGACCGGACCGCTCGCCGCCTACGGGGCCACCTATTATGAGGGCCTGCAGGCCGGCATCGACTACGCCACCGACGGGACCGGCGTCGTGAACGGCGCCAAGATCAACCTGACGTACGCAGACGATGGCGGAGATCCGGACAAGGCGGTCACGGCAGCCAAGGACCTGATCGGCAAGGGCTACAAGATCATTGGCGGCACCGTGGTCTCCGGCATCGCGCTGAAGCTGGCCGAACAGGCAGCCCAGAACAAGGTGCTGTACATTTCCGGGCCCGCCGCCACCGACGCCATCCAGGGCATCAACAAGTACACCTTCCGCTCCGGCCGCCAGAGCCTGCAGGACGTGGCCACGGCCGGCTCCTTCATCGACACCGCGGGCAAGAAGGTAGTGGTCTTCGCGCAGGACAACGCGTTCGGCCAGAGCAACGTTGCCGCCGTCAAGGCCGTCCTCGGAGCCAAGGGCGCCACGGTGGAATCCGTCCTCGTTCCGGACGGTCAGGAACTGACTCCGTTCGCCCGCCAGCTCGTGGACGCCAAGCCGGACATGGTCTTCGTCGCCTGGGCCGGGGCAACCTCCGGCACCATGTGGCAGACCCTCAGCCAGCAGGGCGCCTTCGACGCCGCCCCGGTGGTCACCGGACTCGGCGACGCGTCCACCTTCGGCGCATACGGCGAAGCCGCCGCCAAGATCAGCTTCCTGAACCACTACTTCCCGGGCGCATCCGGCACCGACGTGGAGAAGAAGATGATCGCCGCCGTCGAGAAAGCCGGCCAGAAGGCCGATATCTTCACTTCGGACGGCTTCGTGGCCGGGCAGATGATTGTCCAGGCCATCAAGGAAGGCGGCTCCGACGCCGACGCGATGGTCAAGGCACTCGAAGGGTTCAGCTTCGACGGCCCCAAGGGCAAGCAGACTGTCAGGGCCTCGGACCACGCGCTGATCCAGGACATGTACCAGGTCAAGCTCGTGCAGAAGGACGGCGCCTTTGGCCCCGAGCTCATCAAGGTAGTCGCCGGCGAGGACGTCGCACCGCCCGAGAAGAAGTAG
- a CDS encoding ABC transporter ATP-binding protein, with translation MNAPVRPALAVDGLGLQIGGARILQDVSFAVGAGEMIGVIGPNGAGKTTLFNLISGVMRPTEGSVSLNGREITSAPVHRRAKAGLGRTFQTSNLFPRLSVLENVRLAAQAKIGGSFSILRFPSASDEATRIARSTISEVGLTGQLTTAAGDLSHGEKRKVEIAVLLATDPAVVLLDEPMAGVASGDVPSLTAIIRGMHRDRGCTVMMVEHHMDVVLGLVDRVAVMHHGSLLALDSPDAVMADPIVQSAYLGEPV, from the coding sequence ATGAATGCTCCAGTCCGGCCCGCCCTCGCGGTGGACGGCCTCGGTCTGCAGATCGGCGGCGCCCGCATCCTCCAGGATGTGAGCTTCGCCGTCGGCGCCGGCGAAATGATCGGCGTCATCGGCCCCAACGGTGCCGGTAAGACCACCTTGTTCAACCTGATTTCCGGTGTGATGCGGCCTACCGAAGGCAGCGTCAGCCTGAACGGAAGGGAGATCACGTCAGCGCCGGTCCATCGCCGGGCCAAGGCAGGGCTGGGGCGGACCTTCCAGACCTCCAACCTTTTTCCCCGGCTCAGCGTGCTGGAAAACGTCCGGCTCGCCGCGCAGGCGAAGATCGGCGGCAGCTTCAGCATCCTGCGCTTCCCCTCCGCCTCGGACGAAGCCACCCGGATTGCCCGCAGCACCATCAGTGAAGTGGGGCTAACCGGCCAATTGACGACGGCGGCCGGGGACCTTTCGCACGGCGAGAAACGGAAGGTGGAAATCGCCGTTCTCCTGGCGACCGATCCCGCCGTCGTCCTCCTTGATGAACCGATGGCCGGCGTCGCCTCGGGCGACGTCCCGTCCCTGACCGCGATTATTCGGGGTATGCACCGCGACCGCGGCTGCACCGTGATGATGGTGGAGCACCACATGGACGTGGTCCTGGGGCTGGTGGACCGGGTGGCTGTGATGCACCACGGCAGCCTGCTCGCCCTGGACAGCCCGGACGCCGTCATGGCCGATCCCATAGTGCAGAGCGCCTACCTTGGAGAACCCGTATGA
- a CDS encoding ABC transporter ATP-binding protein produces MTPGTAPRPILRIEGLNAHIAGQQVVEDVSFTVPTTGITALLGRNGVGKTSTIKAIIGLIDRSGVVELDGVRVEKEPTYKIIRSGVGYVPEDREVFSKLTVAENLRLAERDAAPRRQLVEELFPDLLARSGQMAGTLSGGQQQMVSLARALLNTNKILLVDEPTKGLAPKIVAEVAETLAEAAKTVPILLVEQNLQVVRQLAAGAVVLSGGRVVHTGNALDFLNDDGLTQRLLGVSTETAPHEKGAAL; encoded by the coding sequence ATGACCCCCGGAACAGCCCCGCGCCCCATCCTCAGAATCGAAGGACTCAACGCCCACATCGCCGGCCAGCAGGTGGTGGAGGACGTGTCCTTCACGGTCCCGACAACCGGCATCACAGCCCTGCTGGGCCGCAACGGCGTCGGAAAGACCAGCACCATCAAGGCCATCATCGGCCTGATCGACCGCAGCGGCGTGGTGGAGCTCGACGGCGTCCGGGTCGAAAAGGAACCGACGTACAAGATCATCCGCAGCGGCGTGGGCTACGTCCCCGAGGACCGCGAAGTGTTCTCCAAACTCACCGTCGCCGAGAACCTCCGGCTGGCTGAACGCGACGCCGCGCCCCGGCGGCAGCTCGTCGAGGAACTTTTCCCCGACCTGCTGGCCCGCTCCGGCCAGATGGCCGGCACCCTCTCCGGCGGCCAGCAGCAGATGGTGTCGCTGGCCCGGGCGCTCCTGAACACCAACAAGATCCTCCTTGTCGACGAACCTACCAAGGGCCTGGCCCCGAAGATCGTTGCCGAGGTTGCCGAGACCCTCGCCGAAGCCGCCAAAACCGTTCCCATCCTTTTGGTGGAGCAGAACCTGCAGGTGGTCCGCCAGCTCGCGGCAGGCGCCGTGGTCCTGTCCGGGGGACGGGTGGTCCACACCGGCAACGCCCTGGACTTCCTGAACGACGACGGGCTGACGCAACGGCTTCTGGGGGTCTCCACCGAGACTGCCCCCCACGAGAAAGGTGCGGCCCTGTGA
- a CDS encoding branched-chain amino acid ABC transporter permease, giving the protein MSTVVLLLFTGLGLGALYFLVAAGLSLIYGLMGVLNFAHGAFLTLGAFTGWEIARRTGSDNWWTFLLSLLVGAVAGAVFAAFTEFVLIRRLYQRHIEQVLITVGLSLAAVALFDGIWGTDPVFIQGPAWFKETTEILGARIPNDRFICIIAAVLVLLALVFFLKNTRYGMIIRAGVENRSMVTALGIDVRKAFTLVFTIGGAAAGLGGVLASHYFGYVSPLLGGSLLIFAFIVTVIGGLGSLTGAAIAAVAVAVLQQFANFYLGGTGDFVVVLALALVLLFRPSGLLGRTS; this is encoded by the coding sequence GTGAGTACCGTTGTCCTCCTGCTTTTCACCGGCCTAGGCCTCGGTGCCCTCTATTTCCTGGTGGCCGCCGGCCTGTCCCTGATCTACGGACTGATGGGCGTGCTGAACTTTGCGCACGGTGCGTTCCTTACGCTCGGCGCCTTTACTGGCTGGGAAATCGCCCGGCGGACCGGCTCTGACAACTGGTGGACCTTCCTGTTGTCCCTGCTGGTGGGGGCCGTGGCCGGGGCAGTGTTTGCCGCCTTTACCGAGTTCGTCCTGATCCGCCGGCTGTACCAGCGGCACATCGAACAGGTCCTGATCACTGTGGGCCTGTCCCTCGCCGCGGTGGCCCTCTTCGACGGCATCTGGGGCACCGACCCGGTGTTCATCCAGGGCCCAGCCTGGTTCAAGGAGACCACCGAAATCCTGGGTGCCCGCATCCCCAATGACCGGTTCATCTGCATCATCGCCGCCGTCCTGGTGCTGCTCGCCCTGGTCTTCTTCCTCAAGAACACCCGCTACGGCATGATCATCAGGGCCGGCGTCGAGAACCGGTCCATGGTGACGGCACTGGGCATCGATGTCCGCAAAGCCTTCACCCTCGTCTTCACCATCGGTGGCGCCGCGGCCGGCCTGGGCGGGGTGCTGGCCTCGCACTACTTCGGCTACGTCTCCCCGCTGCTGGGCGGCTCGCTGCTCATCTTCGCCTTCATCGTCACCGTGATCGGCGGACTCGGGTCCCTGACCGGTGCGGCTATCGCCGCCGTCGCCGTCGCGGTCCTGCAGCAGTTCGCCAACTTCTACCTCGGCGGCACCGGCGACTTCGTTGTGGTGCTGGCCCTGGCGCTTGTGCTCCTGTTCCGTCCCTCCGGCCTGCTCGGGAGAACCTCATGA